Proteins encoded by one window of Rouxiella chamberiensis:
- a CDS encoding aspartate aminotransferase family protein, with translation MLKTNAFDAAASADVSPAALEMIERRRRLLGPAYQLFYKNPVHLVRGEGVWVFDADGKRYLDVYNNVPSVGHCHPHVLEALIRQASTLNTHTRYLHDNVLDFAEKLVSTMPPELSQVMFTCTGSEANDLALRIAEDFTGGTGVIVTEFSYHGMTKAIAGLSASMGPYVKVNGDARVIPAPIHNPANPAEVGKKFAADVRAALADMRRHGIKPAALMIDTFFTSDGGFFDPAGFLKEAIDEIHKAGALYIADEVQPGYGRSGEHMWGFQRHGVLPDIVSLGKPMGNGHPMAAITIKPHILERFGSESSYFNTFGGNTVSSAVGLAVLEVIEQENLIPSVGRAGKAILDGITELATRFPAIGSVRGAGLFVSVDFTTPEGEPDSATALAVVNALREEGVLIGASGPHANILKIRPPLVFTAEHSLILVESLEKVLAKMY, from the coding sequence ATGCTGAAAACCAATGCTTTCGATGCTGCCGCCAGCGCAGACGTTTCACCTGCCGCACTTGAGATGATTGAACGCCGCCGCCGCTTGCTCGGCCCGGCCTACCAGCTGTTTTACAAGAATCCGGTGCATCTGGTCCGCGGCGAAGGCGTGTGGGTCTTCGACGCCGACGGCAAACGCTATCTCGATGTCTACAACAATGTGCCCTCCGTGGGACACTGCCACCCACACGTGCTCGAGGCGTTGATCCGCCAGGCATCGACGCTGAACACCCATACTCGCTATCTGCACGACAACGTGCTTGATTTCGCCGAAAAACTGGTTTCCACCATGCCGCCGGAGCTGAGTCAGGTGATGTTTACCTGCACCGGCAGTGAAGCCAACGATCTGGCGCTACGCATCGCCGAAGACTTTACCGGCGGTACCGGCGTTATCGTGACCGAATTCAGCTATCACGGCATGACCAAGGCGATTGCCGGTTTGTCGGCCTCGATGGGGCCGTATGTGAAAGTGAACGGCGACGCCCGCGTGATCCCTGCCCCGATTCATAATCCGGCCAACCCTGCCGAGGTCGGCAAGAAATTTGCCGCCGACGTGCGCGCCGCGCTGGCTGACATGCGCCGCCACGGCATCAAGCCTGCGGCACTGATGATTGATACCTTCTTTACCAGCGACGGCGGTTTCTTTGATCCGGCAGGTTTCCTGAAAGAGGCTATCGATGAAATTCACAAGGCAGGCGCGCTGTATATTGCCGATGAAGTCCAGCCGGGTTATGGCCGTTCGGGCGAACACATGTGGGGCTTCCAGCGTCACGGCGTGCTGCCGGATATCGTCAGCCTCGGCAAGCCGATGGGCAACGGTCACCCGATGGCCGCCATTACCATCAAGCCGCACATTCTTGAGCGCTTCGGCAGCGAATCCAGCTATTTCAATACGTTCGGCGGCAACACCGTGTCTTCTGCCGTCGGTCTGGCGGTGCTGGAGGTGATTGAACAGGAAAACCTGATCCCGAGCGTGGGCCGTGCCGGCAAGGCGATTCTCGACGGCATCACCGAACTCGCCACCCGCTTCCCGGCTATCGGCAGCGTGCGCGGCGCGGGTCTGTTTGTCAGCGTCGATTTCACCACGCCGGAAGGCGAACCGGATTCGGCCACCGCGCTGGCGGTCGTCAATGCGCTGCGTGAAGAAGGCGTGCTGATTGGCGCATCCGGCCCGCACGCCAATATCCTGAAGATCCGCCCACCGCTGGTCTTTACCGCCGAGCACAGCCTGATTCTGGTCGAAAGTCTGGAAAAAGTGCTGGCCAAAATGTACTGA